AAGCGCGAGCAGCGCGAGGTGCGCGCCGCCATCGAGCAGGACCCCTTCGTGCAGTCGGTGATGCAGGCCTTCCCCGGCGCCGAGATCGTCGGCATCCGCCAGGCGGTCCAGCCCGCCGCGGCCGAGGGCGAGGCCCCGCCGGTCGAGGCCGACGACGAGGACGAGGACTAGCCAAGCTGAGCGCCTGCGGCGCCGGGAGTGAGTTGCGATGAAAGACCTGAATTCGCTGATGAAGCAGGCCCAGGCCATGCAGCAGAAGCTGGCCGACGCCCAGGGCCGGATCGCCGAGATGGAGGTCGAGGGCACCTCGGGCGGCGGCATGGTGAAGCTGGTGCTGAAGGGCACGGGTGAGCTGGCCCGCGTGGACCTGGACGAGAGCCTGATGGCGCCGGGCGAGGGCGAGGTGGTGGCGGATCTGATCGTCGCCGCCCACGCCGACGCCAAGCGCAAGCTGGACGAGAAGCAGGCCGAGGTGATGCGCGAGGCCGCGGGTCCCTTCGCCGGCATGCCCGGAATGCCGAAGCTGTTCTGATGCGGACGATGCTGGGGGCGCTGGCGGCGACGCTGCTGGCCGGTGCGGCGGCGGCCGAGCCGTCGGTGGTCCCGCTGGACGTGCTGGCGCCACCGCGGGCGAGCGCCGTGCCCGGCGGTGAGCGGCTGCACCTGCTCTATGAGCTGCGGCTGACGAACTTCGCGCCCCGGCCGGTGACGCTGGAGTCCCTCGAGGTCCTGGACCCGGCGGGCGCCGCGCTGGCGGCGTTCGATGCGGCGGCGCTGAAGGACATGGTGGCGCACCGCGGCGCCTCGCCCGCCGAGGGCGGCGAACTGACTGTGCCGGCGGGCGGGTTCGTCACCGTGTTCGTGGGCGTCGAGACGACCCCCGGCCAAGCGCCGGCCAGGCTGTCCCACCGCATCAGGGTGCGCGCCGCCGCCCCTGACGCGCCGGCCAGCCGCACGATCCTGCGGGGCGGCGAGCTGGCGGTCGGCGGAGCCCCGCTGAGGCTCGGCCCGCCCCTGAGGGGCGGCGGCTGGCTGGCGGCCAATGCGCTCTCGAACGAGGCCGATCACCGGCGCACGATCGCGGTGGTGGACGGCAAGGCGCGCATCTCCCAGCGCTACGCCATCGACTTCGTGCGGCTGGACGCGCGGGGGCGCGCGTTCGTCGGCGACCCGGCCCGCAACGAGTCCTGGCCCGGCTACGGCGCCGAGGTGCTGGCCGTGGCCGACGGGACCGTGGCGGCGGTGAAGGACGATCTGCCCGACAACGCCCCCGGCGGGGCGCCGGCCGTGCCGATCAGCCTCACAACGATCGGCGGCAACCACGTGGTGCTGGACCTGGGCGGCGGCGCCTACGCCTTCTATGGCCACCTGCAACCCGGCGGCGTGCGCGTGAAGCCCGGCCAGAAGGTCCGGCGCGGCGAGGTGCTGGGCCGGCTCGGCAACTCCGGCCAATCCGACGCGCCGCACCTGCATCTCCACGTCTCGGACGGGACCAGCGCCCTGGGGGGCGAGGGCCTGCCATACGTCTTCGACGGGCTGGTGGTGCGCGGCCAGGTCCCCTCGCTGGAGGTGCTGGAGCGGCCCGAGGGCTGGACCGGCATGGCAGGGGCGAGGGCGCGGGCGGCAGCCGGCGAGCTGCCGACCGCCAACGCCGTCGTCGATTTCGCGCCGTGAGGGGGGACTGACCATGGCCGCCTCCGCCGGACCCGAGATCGAGCGGCTGATCGGGCTGCTCGCCAAGCTGCCGGGGCTGGGACCGCGGTCGGCGCGGCGCGCGGCGCTGGCCCTGCTGAAGCGGCGCGACCAGCTCCTGGCGCCGCTGTCCGACGCCCTGGCCGAGGCGGCGGCGCGGGTGAAGACCTGTTCGACGTGCGGCAGCCTCGACACCCAGGACCCCTGCGCGATCTGTTCCGACGGGACGCGGGACGCCAGCCTGATCTGCGTGGTCGAGGAGGTCGGCGCGCTGTGGGCCATGGAGCGGGCGGGCGCGTTCCGCGGCCGCTACCACGTGCTGGGCGGGCTGCTGTCGGCGCTGGACGGCGTGGGGCCGGACGCCCTGCGGGTCGGGCCCCTGGTGGCGCGGGCCAGCGAGCCCGGCGTGCGCGAGGTGATCCTGGCCCTGCCGGCGACCGTCGATGGCCAGACGACGGCGCACTACCTGGCCGAGCGGCTGGCCGGCGCGGAGGTGACGGTCAGCATGCTGGCCCGCGGCGTGCCGGTGGGCGGCGAGCTGGACTGGCTGGACGACGGCACCATCGCCCAGGCCATGCGGGCGCGCCGGCCGGCATAGACATCCGACGTCATCCCTCTGATCGCTGCGCGACCGTGGGATGACGGGGATGGGGGACTCGCGCTAAGAACGCAGCATGAACGCCATGCTGATCCTCGCCATCGTCGCCGTGATCGTGGCCGCGGGCGCGATCGCCTTCGCCCTGCGCGAGCGGGTGCGGGCCGCCACCGCCGAGGCGCGAATGAAGCTGCTGGAGGAGCAGGGCGACCTGCTGCGGGCCCAGCTCACCCAGTCGGCGACCCAGGTCGCCGAGGAGATCCTGCGGAAGAACGAGGAGCAGGCGCGCGGCCGCGAGCAGCTGGTCCAGGCGCGGCTGGAGGCCCAGCTGAAGCCCGTGGCCGAGACCCTGCAGAAGTTTCAGGAGCAGGTCGCCCAGGTGGAGAAGCAGCGCGCGGAGGAGAACGGCGGGCTGAAGCAGCAGATCCAGCAGCTGCTGCAGGCCTCCACCGCCACCCAGGAGGAGGCGCGCAAGCTGTCGGCGGCGCTGCGCCGCGGCGCCGGCGTGCAGGGCCGCTGGGGCGAGCAGACCCTGCGCAACGTGCTGGAGGCCGCGGGGCTCTCGCACCGCTACGACTTCGAGGAGCAGTCCTCGACCGACACCGAGGAAGGTCGGCGCCGGCCCGACGTGACCGTGCGCCTGCCGGGCGGCGGGGTGTTCGTGATCGACGCCAAGTGCTCGCTGAACGCCTTCCTGGAGCTGCAGGAGGCGCTGGACGAGGCGGCCCGTGACTCGGCCGGCCTGCGGCACGTGCAGAGCGTGAAGGGGCACATCCAGGGGCTCTCGGCCAAGGCCTACTGGGACCAGTTCGAGGCCTCGCCCGACTTCGTGGCCATGTTCGTGCCGCTGGACTCGGCCCTGGCCGCGGCGCTGGACCGCGCGCCCGACCTGATGACCGAGGCGATGGACCGCCGTGTCGTGATCGTGACGCCGACGACCCTGTTCGCGCTGTGCAAGGCGGTGGCCTACGGCTGGCGGGTCGAGGAGCAGGCGGCCAACGCCCAGAAGATCGCCGACCTCGGCAAGGAGCTCTACAAGCGCATCGCGGTGATGGGCGAGCACGCCGGCTCGGTGGGCAAGGCGCTGTCGGCCGCCGTCGAGCGCTACAACCGCTTCGTCGGCTCGCTGGAGACCCAGGTGCTGACCCAGGCCAAGCGCTTCGAGGAGCTGAAGGTCGACCACCAGGGCAAGGAGATCGCCGAGCTGCCGGCGATCGAGCTGGGCGTGCGCCCGCTGGCCAAGCTGACCGACGAGCCTCAGCCCAGCGTGCGGCTCGCCGCCGCCGGCAAGCCCGACTGAGGCCTTCTCCCACCTTGACGCTCAGGCATTCCGAACCTACCTCGCGCCCATGGCCATCCGAGAGATCCTCGTCGTCCCGCACCCTGCCCTGAAGCAGGTCTCCCAGCCCGTCGAAAAGGTCGACGACGAGCTGCGCGCGCTGATGGACGACATGCTGGAGACCATGTACGCGGCCCCGGGCATCGGCCTGGCCGCCATCCAGATCGGCGTGCCCAAGCGCGTGATCGTCATGGACCTGGCCCGGGAGGGCGAGGAGAAGCAGCCCCGCTACTTCGTGAACCCCGAGATCCTGTGGGCCTCCGACGATACCGCGCCGTACGAGGAGGGCTGCCTGTCGGTTCCCGAGTACTACGACGAGGTCGAGCGGCCGGCGCGCGTGAAGCTGCGCTACCTGAACTACCAGGGCGAACAGGTCGAGGAGGACGCCGAGGGCCTCTTCGCGGTCTGTATCCAGCACGAGATGGACCACCTGGAAGGCGTCCTGTTCATCGACCACCTGTCGCGCCTGAAGCGCGAGCAGGCGATCAAGAAGGTGAAGAAGCACGCCAAAGCGGCCTAAAAGCCGCTTCGTGGCCAAGCATCCGCTCATCCGTTTCGTCCGCCGGGGCCTCGAGGTCACCGGCCTGATCGCGCCCATCTACCGGGCGAAGGAACGCAAGCTCGTCGAACAGCCCGAGGAGGCGGTGGACGACGGCCGTCCGATGCCGCCGGCCGAGCTGCGCGTCGCCGTGGCGGGGACCGCGGGCCAGCGCTGGTTCTCCGAGCGCGGCCAGGCCGACGCCGCCGACGTCCTGCGGCTCGCCGCGAAGCACGGCCTTCCGGCCCCGGCGCTGCGGATGCTGGACCTGGGCTGCGGCTGCGGCCGGATCGCCCGCTGGCTGGCGCCGCAGATCGAGGCGGCCGGGGGGGAGTTCCACGGCAGCGACCTCAACCCGAAGCTCGTGGCGTGGTGCCGCGCGAACCTGCCCGGCCGCTATGGGACCAACGGCCTGAAGCCGCCCCTGCCGCACGCCGACGGGGCGCTGGACCTCGTCTACGCCTATTCCGTGCTGACCCACCTGCGCGAGCCGGTCGCCGAGGCCTGGCTGGCCGAGGCCGCGCGCGTGCTGCGCCCCGGCGGCCTGGCCCTGCTCACCTTCCACGACGAGGACTACGCCGCGGTCTGGGGCCCCGAGGCGGTGAAGGCGCGCGGGCCCCGCGACGACTGGTTCGTGCTGAACGACGCCATGCAGGGCTCGAACTACATGTCGAGCTGGACCAGCCGGGCGCACGTCTCGCGCATGGCCGGGCCCTGGTTCGAGGTCGCCGAGATCATCCCGGGCGGCCGGGAGACGCCCGTCCAGGCGATGGCGGTGCTGCGGCGGCGCTGATCAGGACCCCGGCGTCGGGGCCGTCGGGGTCTGCACGGGACGGACCGGCCTTGGCGGCAGGAACAGCTTGCGGAAGCTGATGCTCACCGTGCGGCCGACGGGGTCGATCAGGTCCGGCTGGTAGCTGAGCGGGGTGAGGCCCGCCTCGTCGCGGACGGCGATCCGCTCGTCGAACAGGTTCTTCACCTCCAGGCTGACGCGGGCGCCGCGCATCCAGGTGTGCTCGCGGGCCATGGGCTGCAGGCCGAGGTCGGCGAACAGCCGCAGGTCCACGGTGGTGAGGTCCGAGAAGCGCAGGCTCTCGCCCGAGGGGCCGCCGTCGACCCGCGAGCCCTCGCGCCAGCGGGCGTTCAGCCGCGCGCCGAGGCCGTTCTTCGAGACCCCCGCCTGGACGTCCACCTGATGGCGCGAGGCGCCGCCGCTCTGGCTGAGCGCCGCGCCGTCCAGCAGGTCGAGCACCGGCACGCCGGGTCGGATCAGCACCTCGTCCTCGATGCGCCAGGTGTGGAACACGGCGAAGGTCATGTTCCCGCCCGAAAAGCGGCCGCGGCCGCCGCGGAAGCCGCCCGGCGGTCCGCCGCCTGAAGGCCCGGCGCCCTCGGCCCGGCGCCCTCGGCCCGGCGCTGCGTTCCCGGCGCGCCGGCGGGGGTGCGGGTGTTCTGCAGCGGCCGGCTGTAATGGAAGCCCCAGCGCAGCTGCTCCTCGTCGTGGCGGTCGAAGTTCACCGGCCGCACGTCCACCTGCACCAGCCGGCCCGTGGCGTCGCGCACGAAGCGATCCTGGAACGCGGCCTCGATCTGCGGCGTCGGCGCCGGGAAGCTCGCGATCTCGTCGCGGGTGCGGGTGCGGGTGTAGTCGGCGCGGATCGTGAAGTCTGTCTCGTCGAACGGCTTCAGGGTCAGGCCCAGCTTCACGACCCGGCGGTTGTCGGCCAGGAGGCCCCGATTGCCGCCCGAGAGCTGCAGAACCTCGACCGTCTCGCCGCGGGTGAAGTCGAACACCCGCACGCCCGGCGTGGCGGTCTCGGGATCGCCGAGCTGCTGGACGCTGGGCGCGCCTTCCTCCTCGGTGACCGAGGCGATCAGGCGCACGGCCTCGACCGGCGACCAGGTGACACCGCCGCCGAGGGTCGTGAGCGTGCCGAAGTCCGACAGGCGGTCCACGGCGGCGTTGAAGTTCACCGACAGGTCGCCGACGCCCTCGAATCCCCCCCGGCGGCGGCTGGCCAGCGGGACGTCGAGGTTCGCCTGGGCCCGGGCGATGTGGCGGCTGAGGTCCGAATCGCGCCGGACCCCGAAGCGGTCGGATTCGCTCTCCAGCCGGCGGGTGTCGCCGCCGACGGTGAAGGCGGCGTTCACCGGCCCGGCCGGCAGGGTCAGCAGCGTGCCGTTGGCCAGGGCCTCCAGGTCGGCGGAGGTGACGGTGGAGCGGGCGCTGTTGGCCGGACGCCAGGCGCCGGTCGCCGGATCGACCGCGACCTCGGTCAGGGTGCGCGAGCGGCTGACGTCGGCGTTGCCGGTGACCGACCAGCGCCAGCCGGACCAGGCGCCGTTCACCGCCCCGCCGAGGTGCGCGGCGCTGGTGTCGGAAAGCCGGCCCAGGGCGTCGCGCTCGGCGCCGCCGGAGAGGCCCAGCAGGGCGTTGGATTCGTTCCACTCCAGGCTGCCGTTCAGCGTGCCGGACATGCCCTCGCCGAAGGGGCGGGCGTAGACGCCGTTCAGCGAAAGGCCCTGGGTCTGCGGCGACAGCGTGCGGAACGGCCCCTCGTCGGGCGTGCGGACGATGTCCCGCTCGGACTCCAGGAGGCGGGTGGCGTAGGTCGCCTCGAACTCGAACTGCTGGCGCGCGTCGTCCTGGATGCGCAGGGCGTCGAGGTCGAGCTCGTAGGCCGACCGCCCGCCGGCCGTGGGCGCGACGACCTCGCCCTCGACCGTGACCGCCCGGAAGCGGCGGCGCAGGACGAGGTTCACGACCCGCTGGTCGGCCCGGTAGCCGTACCGCAGCGCCACCTCCTCGGGGAGGATCTCCATGCGGACGATCGCCTCGGGCGGCAGGTCGCGGATCTCGCGGAAGCTGGAGATGCGCATGCCGTTGACGAGCATGACGGGCCGGCCGCCGGCCCGGCCGCGGCCGCTGGCGAGCTGCGGCTCGAGCGCCGCCAGCAGCTCCTCGACCGAACTGACGCCGAGCGCGCGGATCTCGCGCTGGTCGAGGGTGATCTCGGGGACCGCGTCGCCCACCACCGATCCGCGCGGGACGAGGCCGCGCGTGGCGGTGACGACCAGCTCCTCGACCTCGTAGCCCTCGTCGTCGAGCACGGGCGTCTCGGCCGCCTGATCCCCTTGGGTCTGGGCGAAGGCGGCCGGCGCGAGCGCCAGGCACACGGCGGAGGTTGCGAACAGGCCCGCCCACCGGGCGCCTTGGCTTCGGATCACGCTCATACTCCCTGGCCGTACGGACCGGCGACAAACGCCTTGAACGCGGCCGGGATCAGCTACCGTCGCTCGTTTTCCGAAGTATGTCGGTCGTCCGCCACATTTTCGGCCTCGGATTCGACCTTGGCCGCGCCTTCGCGGGCGCCCTCGGCCGCGCCGCGGGCGGTTTCCTTGATCACCTGGCCGGCGTCGCCCGCGGCCTCCTTGATCTCGGACCCCACCTCCTTCAGCTCGGGGCTGTCGACCGCATCGCGCGCCTCGGCGGCGATCTTCTCGGCGGCGGCCTCCACGTCGTTCCCGGCGTCGGCCCGCTCCTCGCGGGTGCAGCCGGCGACCGCGACGGCGAGGCCGAGGACGGACGCGGCGATGAGCTTGTTCATGGCGGGGCTCCTGTCTTCCTCAAGAGTGGCGTCGGGCTGGCGCTGGGGCAGCAACGGCCACGCTTGCGGCGAAGTTCCCTTGAGGCCCCGGGGCCGCTAAACCGCCGCCCATGCGTCTCGCCTTCCTCGGCACCCCCGACTTCGCCGTCCAGGCCCTCGCCGAAATCGTGGAGGCCGGCCACGAGGTGGCCTGCGTCTATTCCCAACCGCCCGCCCCGCGCGGGCGCGGCCACGAGCTGAGGCCCTCGCCGGTCCACGCCTATGCCGAGAGCCGTGGCATCCCGGTGCGCACGCCGGCCTCCATGCGCGATCCCGCCGAGATCGAGGCCTTCCGCGCGCTCGGCCTGGACGCGGCCGTGGTGGTCGCCTTCGGCCAGATCCTGCCGCGCGAGGTGCTGGAGGCGCCGCGTCTGGGTTCGTTCAACGTCCACGCCTCGCTGCTGCCGAGGTGGCGGGGGGCCGCGCCGATCCAGCGGGCGATCATGGCCGGCGACGCCGTCACCGGGGTCCAGGTGATGCGGATGACCGAGGGGCTGGACGAGGGGCCGGTGCTCTCCACCGCGACGGTGCGGATCGACGCCCTGGAAACCGCCGCCACCCTGCACGATCGGCTGGCCGCCGCCGGCGCCGGCCTGATCGTCGAGACCCTGGCCCAGATCGCGGCCGGGCGGGCGGTCGAGACGCCCCAGGCCGAGGCGGGCGTCACCTACGCCAAGAAGATCCGCCCGAAGGAGGCGCGGATCGACTGGACGCGCCCGGGTCCCGAGGTGGACCGCAAGATCCGCGGGCTCTCGCCCTTCCCGGGCGCCTGGTTCGAGTTGCCGACCGAGAAGGGCCCGGTGCGGGTGAAGGCGCTCTTGTCGGCGTTCGAGGACGCCGAGGGGCCGGCGGGCGAGACGCTGGACGACCGGCTGCTGGTGGGGACCGGGCACGGCGCGGTGCGCCTGCTGCGCGTGCAGCGCGAGGGGCGCGGGCCGCAGGACGCCGAGGCCTTCCTGCGCGGGACCGCCGTCCCCGCGGGCGTGAAGCTGTCCTGATGCCCCGCTACCGCCTCCTGATCGAATACGACGGCCGGCCGTTCAACGGCTTCCAGGCGCAGGACGGGCTGCCCACGATCCAGGGCGCCATCGAGCGGGCGGTGAAGGCGTTCTGCGGCGAGGACCTGCGCCTGCAGGCGGCGGGGCGGACCGACACCGGGGTGCACGCCCGGGGCCAGGTGGTGCACGTGGACCTCGCCAAGGACTGGCCGGCCGAGACCGTCCGCAACGCGCTGAACGCCCACCTCGTCCCCCAGCCGATCGCGGTGCTGGAGGCGAGCGTCGCGCCCGAGGGGTGGCACGCCCGCTTCTCGGCCAAGGAGCGGCGCTATCTCTACCGCATCCTCAACCGCATGGCGCCGCCGGCCCTGGACCAGGGGCGCGTGTGGCACGTGAAGAAGCCGTTGGACGCCGAGGCCATGCACGAGGCCGCCCAGGCGCTGGTGGGCCACCACGACTTCACCACCTTCCGCGACCTCGGCTGCCAGGCGAAGTCGCCGATGAAGACGCTGGACCTGGCCAGCGTGCGCCGCGAGGGCGACGAGGTGCTGCTGGAGTTCGCCTCGCGCTCGTTCCTGCACCGGCAGGTGCGCTCGATGACCGGAACCCTGGCCGAGGTCGGCGTCGGCCGCTGGACCAGGGCCGACCTCGTCGCGGCCCTGGAGGCCCGCGACCGCCGCGCCTGCGGGCCCGTGGCGCCGGCCGAGGGGCTCTATTTGACAGGGGTGGCCTACTGACCGAGGGTCGCGCCCGCGCCGCC
The Phenylobacterium zucineum HLK1 genome window above contains:
- the truA gene encoding tRNA pseudouridine(38-40) synthase TruA, whose translation is MPRYRLLIEYDGRPFNGFQAQDGLPTIQGAIERAVKAFCGEDLRLQAAGRTDTGVHARGQVVHVDLAKDWPAETVRNALNAHLVPQPIAVLEASVAPEGWHARFSAKERRYLYRILNRMAPPALDQGRVWHVKKPLDAEAMHEAAQALVGHHDFTTFRDLGCQAKSPMKTLDLASVRREGDEVLLEFASRSFLHRQVRSMTGTLAEVGVGRWTRADLVAALEARDRRACGPVAPAEGLYLTGVAY
- a CDS encoding class I SAM-dependent methyltransferase — protein: MAKHPLIRFVRRGLEVTGLIAPIYRAKERKLVEQPEEAVDDGRPMPPAELRVAVAGTAGQRWFSERGQADAADVLRLAAKHGLPAPALRMLDLGCGCGRIARWLAPQIEAAGGEFHGSDLNPKLVAWCRANLPGRYGTNGLKPPLPHADGALDLVYAYSVLTHLREPVAEAWLAEAARVLRPGGLALLTFHDEDYAAVWGPEAVKARGPRDDWFVLNDAMQGSNYMSSWTSRAHVSRMAGPWFEVAEIIPGGRETPVQAMAVLRRR
- a CDS encoding TonB-dependent receptor, whose protein sequence is MTFAVFHTWRIEDEVLIRPGVPVLDLLDGAALSQSGGASRHQVDVQAGVSKNGLGARLNARWREGSRVDGGPSGESLRFSDLTTVDLRLFADLGLQPMAREHTWMRGARVSLEVKNLFDERIAVRDEAGLTPLSYQPDLIDPVGRTVSISFRKLFLPPRPVRPVQTPTAPTPGS
- the recR gene encoding recombination mediator RecR, with product MAASAGPEIERLIGLLAKLPGLGPRSARRAALALLKRRDQLLAPLSDALAEAAARVKTCSTCGSLDTQDPCAICSDGTRDASLICVVEEVGALWAMERAGAFRGRYHVLGGLLSALDGVGPDALRVGPLVARASEPGVREVILALPATVDGQTTAHYLAERLAGAEVTVSMLARGVPVGGELDWLDDGTIAQAMRARRPA
- a CDS encoding YbaB/EbfC family nucleoid-associated protein; this translates as MKDLNSLMKQAQAMQQKLADAQGRIAEMEVEGTSGGGMVKLVLKGTGELARVDLDESLMAPGEGEVVADLIVAAHADAKRKLDEKQAEVMREAAGPFAGMPGMPKLF
- a CDS encoding peptide deformylase, producing the protein MAIREILVVPHPALKQVSQPVEKVDDELRALMDDMLETMYAAPGIGLAAIQIGVPKRVIVMDLAREGEEKQPRYFVNPEILWASDDTAPYEEGCLSVPEYYDEVERPARVKLRYLNYQGEQVEEDAEGLFAVCIQHEMDHLEGVLFIDHLSRLKREQAIKKVKKHAKAA
- a CDS encoding TonB-dependent receptor is translated as MIRSQGARWAGLFATSAVCLALAPAAFAQTQGDQAAETPVLDDEGYEVEELVVTATRGLVPRGSVVGDAVPEITLDQREIRALGVSSVEELLAALEPQLASGRGRAGGRPVMLVNGMRISSFREIRDLPPEAIVRMEILPEEVALRYGYRADQRVVNLVLRRRFRAVTVEGEVVAPTAGGRSAYELDLDALRIQDDARQQFEFEATYATRLLESERDIVRTPDEGPFRTLSPQTQGLSLNGVYARPFGEGMSGTLNGSLEWNESNALLGLSGGAERDALGRLSDTSAAHLGGAVNGAWSGWRWSVTGNADVSRSRTLTEVAVDPATGAWRPANSARSTVTSADLEALANGTLLTLPAGPVNAAFTVGGDTRRLESESDRFGVRRDSDLSRHIARAQANLDVPLASRRRGGFEGVGDLSVNFNAAVDRLSDFGTLTTLGGGVTWSPVEAVRLIASVTEEEGAPSVQQLGDPETATPGVRVFDFTRGETVEVLQLSGGNRGLLADNRRVVKLGLTLKPFDETDFTIRADYTRTRTRDEIASFPAPTPQIEAAFQDRFVRDATGRLVQVDVRPVNFDRHDEEQLRWGFHYSRPLQNTRTPAGAPGTQRRAEGAGPRAPGLQAADRRAASAAAAAAFRAGT
- a CDS encoding DNA recombination protein RmuC codes for the protein MNAMLILAIVAVIVAAGAIAFALRERVRAATAEARMKLLEEQGDLLRAQLTQSATQVAEEILRKNEEQARGREQLVQARLEAQLKPVAETLQKFQEQVAQVEKQRAEENGGLKQQIQQLLQASTATQEEARKLSAALRRGAGVQGRWGEQTLRNVLEAAGLSHRYDFEEQSSTDTEEGRRRPDVTVRLPGGGVFVIDAKCSLNAFLELQEALDEAARDSAGLRHVQSVKGHIQGLSAKAYWDQFEASPDFVAMFVPLDSALAAALDRAPDLMTEAMDRRVVIVTPTTLFALCKAVAYGWRVEEQAANAQKIADLGKELYKRIAVMGEHAGSVGKALSAAVERYNRFVGSLETQVLTQAKRFEELKVDHQGKEIAELPAIELGVRPLAKLTDEPQPSVRLAAAGKPD
- the fmt gene encoding methionyl-tRNA formyltransferase yields the protein MRLAFLGTPDFAVQALAEIVEAGHEVACVYSQPPAPRGRGHELRPSPVHAYAESRGIPVRTPASMRDPAEIEAFRALGLDAAVVVAFGQILPREVLEAPRLGSFNVHASLLPRWRGAAPIQRAIMAGDAVTGVQVMRMTEGLDEGPVLSTATVRIDALETAATLHDRLAAAGAGLIVETLAQIAAGRAVETPQAEAGVTYAKKIRPKEARIDWTRPGPEVDRKIRGLSPFPGAWFELPTEKGPVRVKALLSAFEDAEGPAGETLDDRLLVGTGHGAVRLLRVQREGRGPQDAEAFLRGTAVPAGVKLS
- a CDS encoding M23 family metallopeptidase, yielding MRTMLGALAATLLAGAAAAEPSVVPLDVLAPPRASAVPGGERLHLLYELRLTNFAPRPVTLESLEVLDPAGAALAAFDAAALKDMVAHRGASPAEGGELTVPAGGFVTVFVGVETTPGQAPARLSHRIRVRAAAPDAPASRTILRGGELAVGGAPLRLGPPLRGGGWLAANALSNEADHRRTIAVVDGKARISQRYAIDFVRLDARGRAFVGDPARNESWPGYGAEVLAVADGTVAAVKDDLPDNAPGGAPAVPISLTTIGGNHVVLDLGGGAYAFYGHLQPGGVRVKPGQKVRRGEVLGRLGNSGQSDAPHLHLHVSDGTSALGGEGLPYVFDGLVVRGQVPSLEVLERPEGWTGMAGARARAAAGELPTANAVVDFAP